In Deltaproteobacteria bacterium, the sequence GTAGACGCCCTCCTCCTCGAGGCCTGCCCGCAGCCGCTCGGGCAGGTGCCTGTAGCGGTCGCTCCTGACGGCGAAGTAGTCGCCGACGGCCGCCGCCGAAAGCCCGCGAACCAGGTCGGCGTCGTCGTAGCGCCGGGCCCGCCCTCGCGTGTAGAACTGGGCCGAGAAGGGCCTGTCGAAGAGGTAGTCGAGCCTTGCCCCGCTTCCGGCGCTCACTTCCTCGTAGTGCTCCACCAGTGTCTTCTGCGACTTGTAGGGCGCCTTGTAGGGAAGGTAATAGCTGAAGAGCACGGTCACGAAGAGGAGCGGCACGACAAGTCCCAGTGCTGCGAGTGTCGCCGACGCCCTGGGCCGCTCCTCGTCCCTTGCAAGCCATGACTCGGCGAGGAGGACGGCGAAGGCGGGAAGGCCGGGCTGGACGTAGGTGGGGAGTATGTTGCGGGCCGGCAGGAAGAAGAGCACGGGCGCGGCGGCCCACAAGAGCAGGTACAGCGTCCGTTCCCCTCCCAGGGCCTCCGCCATCGAGCCCGCCCCCCTTCGCAGCCTCTTGACGAGCAGGACGGCGAGCACCGGCGTCCAGGGCAGCACGGCGCCGAGCCAGTAGGCGATGATGGTGCCCCGCGTCCTCACGTGGGGGTTGCCGTAGAGATCGCCGCTCCAGCCGGCCTCGGTAAAACGCTTCCAGTGCTCGCCCACTATGAAGTACTCGATAAAACCCGGCGTCTTCCACTGGGCCGCCACGTACCACGGCGCCGCGATGAGGACCATGAGCGCCGCCCCCTCGACCCACCCTATCCTGCGGCGCACAAGGCCCCACTTTCCCTTGAAGAGCACCCAGAGAGAGACGGGGGCGAGCGTGAGGACGGCCGCCACGGGCCCCTTGGCCAGGAGTCCCACGGCAAGGCCCACGAAAAAGAGCCTGCTCCAGAGTCTCCCTCCTCCCTCGCCGACGGCCAGCCAGA encodes:
- a CDS encoding phospholipid carrier-dependent glycosyltransferase, with the protein product FKVLGVNELAARLPSVLAAAATAALTFRLARRAAGLDAALAACLILSSTVLFFITAGAVLTDTVMVLGTTLSMAAFWLAVGEGGGRLWSRLFFVGLAVGLLAKGPVAAVLTLAPVSLWVLFKGKWGLVRRRIGWVEGAALMVLIAAPWYVAAQWKTPGFIEYFIVGEHWKRFTEAGWSGDLYGNPHVRTRGTIIAYWLGAVLPWTPVLAVLLVKRLRRGAGSMAEALGGERTLYLLLWAAAPVLFFLPARNILPTYVQPGLPAFAVLLAESWLARDEERPRASATLAALGLVVPLLFVTVLFSYYLPYKAPYKSQKTLVEHYEEVSAGSGARLDYLFDRPFSAQFYTRGRARRYDDADLVRGLSAAAVGDYFAVRSDRYRHLPERLRAGLEEEGVYGSYTLLRKTAGPGHRRPSAKARPGDM